Proteins encoded within one genomic window of Epinephelus lanceolatus isolate andai-2023 chromosome 9, ASM4190304v1, whole genome shotgun sequence:
- the LOC144464349 gene encoding uncharacterized protein LOC144464349 — translation MSSSSSSCRPLPVALGPLETTSTFISSCSCSSSSSLRPSPPRSRRPRRVLYPASQSRRPQLREAPDKAHRWLLLLSAVVFLQIYTEEAHTCTEFQSQSPDMAASQPQEVEGSLGTVQGWTGEEPWRVQMVGEAPETQLECVVA, via the exons atgtcttcctcttcctcctcctgcagaccGCTACCTGTGGCCCTCGGGCCTTTGGAGACAACCAGCACCTTCATCTCCTCCTGTTCCTgttcctcatcttcctccctGCGTCCCTCTCCTCCCCGGAGTCGTCGCCCCCGCCGGGTCCTGTACCCGGcctctcagagcaggaggcctCAGCTGAGGGAGGCGCCTGACAAGGCCCACCGCTGGCTgctgctcctctctgctgtcGTCTTCCTGCAGATCTACACTGAGGAggcacacacctgcacag AATTCCAGAGTCAGAGTCCAGACATGGCAGCATCTCAGCCTCAAGAGGTCGAGGGGAGCCTGGGCACGGTGCAGGGATGGACGGGGGAGGAGCCCTGGAGGGTCCAGATGGTGGGTGAAGCTCCAGAGACGCAGCTGGAGTGTGTGGTGGCGTGA